A single window of bacterium DNA harbors:
- a CDS encoding amidophosphoribosyltransferase yields the protein MHCTINSRLPQNREIDKPESNCGVIGVYGAPNASTLTYYGLHSLQHRGQEASGIVSCRRGNGDESGTKLRIYKGPGLVTEVFSDPAIINDLLVGDVAIGHNRYSTTGSDNLENIQPFMVNYRDGQLAVAHNGNLTNTRSLRRKLQESGTIFQTSTDTEVFLHLTARSKAETPEDRIMDALNTVRGAYSLVMMHDDTLIAARDPHGIRPLCLGRRGDAWIVASETCALDIMQAEYVRDIEPGEVLFFDSRMEANGEPVQRWLDNKPEQHHHCIFEYIYFSRPDSRVFEENVDKVRRKLGKVLAEEHPVEGTEDDPVFVMAVPDSSNTAAVGFVRGAVKQGIEARVEIGLIRNHYIGRTFIQPGQEKREVKVRMKFNTVKGVVEGRKVVIIDDSIVRGTTSRLLINLIREANPRELHVRISSPPIMNPCPYGMDFPSSSELIAAQNDGDVEKIRQEIGADTLGYLSVEKMLSSVSHEGKRSYCTGCFTGEYPVPVEENMRKDEHEV from the coding sequence ATGCACTGCACGATCAATTCCCGCCTCCCACAGAACAGAGAAATCGACAAGCCGGAATCCAATTGCGGCGTCATCGGCGTCTACGGCGCACCCAATGCGTCGACGCTGACGTATTACGGACTCCATTCCCTGCAGCACAGGGGACAGGAGGCCTCGGGCATCGTTTCCTGCCGCCGTGGCAATGGCGACGAAAGCGGCACGAAGCTGAGGATATACAAAGGTCCCGGACTCGTGACCGAGGTCTTCTCGGATCCGGCCATCATCAACGACCTGCTGGTCGGCGATGTGGCGATCGGACACAACCGCTATTCCACCACCGGCTCCGATAACCTCGAGAACATACAGCCGTTCATGGTCAACTATCGTGATGGACAACTGGCCGTCGCGCATAACGGCAACCTGACCAACACGCGCTCGCTGCGCCGCAAGCTGCAGGAATCGGGCACGATTTTCCAGACGTCCACCGACACCGAGGTGTTCCTGCATCTCACCGCACGGAGCAAGGCCGAGACGCCGGAAGACCGCATCATGGACGCCCTCAATACCGTGCGCGGCGCCTATTCGCTGGTCATGATGCATGACGACACGCTGATTGCGGCGCGCGATCCCCACGGCATTCGTCCCTTGTGCCTCGGACGCCGCGGCGATGCGTGGATCGTCGCCTCCGAAACCTGCGCGCTGGATATCATGCAGGCCGAGTATGTGCGCGACATCGAACCGGGCGAAGTGCTGTTCTTCGACAGCCGCATGGAAGCCAACGGTGAGCCCGTGCAGCGCTGGCTCGACAACAAACCCGAGCAGCATCATCACTGCATTTTCGAGTACATCTACTTCTCGCGTCCCGACTCCCGCGTCTTCGAGGAAAACGTCGACAAGGTACGGCGCAAGCTCGGGAAGGTCCTTGCCGAAGAACATCCGGTCGAAGGCACGGAAGACGATCCGGTGTTCGTCATGGCCGTGCCCGACAGTTCGAATACCGCCGCGGTGGGATTCGTGCGCGGTGCGGTCAAGCAGGGCATCGAGGCGAGGGTGGAAATCGGACTCATCCGCAATCACTATATCGGTCGCACGTTCATCCAGCCCGGACAGGAGAAGCGCGAGGTGAAGGTGCGCATGAAATTCAACACGGTGAAAGGCGTGGTCGAGGGACGCAAGGTGGTGATCATCGACGACTCGATCGTGCGCGGCACCACCAGCCGTCTGCTCATCAACCTGATCCGGGAAGCCAATCCCCGCGAACTGCACGTGCGCATCAGCTCACCGCCCATCATGAATCCCTGTCCCTACGGCATGGATTTCCCCAGCTCGAGCGAACTCATCGCCGCGCAGAACGACGGCGACGTCGAGAAAATCCGCCAGGAAATCGGCGCCGACACGCTCGGCTACCTTTCAGTCGAGAAAATGCTCAGCTCCGTCAGCCACGAAGGCAAACGCAGCTACTGCACCGGCTGCTTCACCGGCGAGTATCCCGTTCCCGTCGAGGAAAACATGCGCAAGGACGAACACGAGGTCTGA
- a CDS encoding S8 family serine peptidase — protein MTRRLSILPAILTLGALLLAATGAVAQNNGTASQSSGTASQSSGTAAQSTEQYSGRIILRLRSDATQLAEGSVQVLSPQLRETLSRWQSGELTPLLPPAGPTAALAKAGEEHPLADVYVFAPAPQFDIETVLRDVAAQGDVVYAEREVLYHLHAVPNDSAWSAQWGTQRIGTVAAWDVTRGSKAVPVGVIDTGLDYLHPDMEGQYWINAAEDANGDGRFQPWPVGETRAGVSGDFDGMDNDGNGFVDDVIGYDFVDQPGEGNAAGGDHDVPDPDPYDDMGHGTSVASIIAARADNGIGIAGVAPDCPVLILRAFDARGIGAESDVARALAYAVQNGVRVVNMSFGDVIYSRVLRDVIRWAYARNTVLIGSAGNSQSTALHYPSAYDETISVSATAQNDILAGFSNYGQTVDIAAPGLDIVTADREGRYGSFNGTSASTPFVSAVAALVLSVHPDFTPEEVRGVLIASAEDLGQQGWDERYGAGLLRADRAVALENPSFVRITAPRTDFATNGEEITVVGTAASPVMRGYRLQYGVGVNPTRWTDITSTVQRQAVAETLAVWNVRTLPDSTYTLRLMAESDRGVSLDDRVVLHIDRTAPIFRGAGIVPAIEGTAYGVGVGFITDDVTIGKVWYRELNSGQQWQWISAEGETENNLFAGTTHRVYMGPKYFRPGRRYEFYISAENAVGLESIARAEGGGNFELEIPTPVRTFGYNRKPYGLPLHRLFRKTADLNGNGLPELYGNNLEDDNAFSAWEFNGLNFTRVDGGAQGQEFPRGWGDLDGDGNAELLTSFVRNGFLYRGEANAFPSQRIWADTTDGDFWSVDIADPDGDGVQEAMAVIDDSTFGFFHWNGTQLVEEARIVNKTGVDRGPRNSYSAPRAAYGDFNANGKPEILVGDADGDFFIAEYNGSSWETIWYSENDYTLGSEFVEAGDFNNDGRDEIAVGFRTGGDDVIPFWYFAILRTGPDNATDVLWSMQFHGVTESAAYGSFTRIQNSLTAGNLDDDPEPELVITTFPELYVIDHRPGGGFEVAWQYPLVNTDAVSIADFDRNGIPELAVATPDSVIFFERNLPYGGPQPPREVTAVYESATSVRVTWVADAGEAPQYRLYRGSTPAAMELMGSFSGAVSVADPTLTAGDTFIYAVTAVDSTKEPAESPRVYSRMLHPHATPVISELTYSGEGQLTAVVSQDMGSVLPSVQRFLLNGQREPESVALIDPRTLLLSFGALEDGQYGLTLRGLRDEEGIPFEDRSYGPIDVQNAVLSECFIERVEYHPPRSFVVVFNQPVQLPGAEVAANYELQPAGFAQSAVLDSQDPTRVRIEMPEGTPIGALGKEYVLKVRNVLCASGAAFGDGPGSTAGVILNRQTLEDVFVYPNPLKPEHAQDFITFANLTPRATIRIYTLSGHFIAEVEETDGNGGVQWDTRSDQGELVPSGIYVYRAAGTNSDGVEVEAVLQKFAIIR, from the coding sequence ATGACGCGACGCCTTTCCATACTGCCTGCCATCCTCACACTCGGCGCACTGCTGCTTGCCGCTACAGGCGCCGTTGCGCAGAACAACGGCACCGCTTCGCAATCCAGCGGCACCGCTTCGCAGTCCAGCGGCACCGCTGCGCAGTCCACCGAACAGTACAGCGGACGCATCATCCTGCGTCTGCGATCCGATGCCACGCAACTGGCCGAGGGAAGCGTACAGGTGCTTTCCCCGCAGTTGCGGGAAACCCTGAGCCGCTGGCAGTCCGGTGAACTTACGCCGCTGCTGCCTCCCGCGGGTCCCACCGCCGCTCTCGCGAAAGCGGGGGAAGAGCATCCTCTTGCGGACGTCTACGTCTTCGCTCCCGCCCCGCAGTTCGACATCGAAACCGTGCTGCGCGATGTCGCCGCGCAGGGAGACGTCGTGTACGCCGAGCGTGAAGTGCTGTATCATCTGCATGCCGTGCCCAACGACAGCGCATGGTCCGCCCAGTGGGGCACACAGCGCATCGGCACCGTCGCCGCCTGGGATGTGACGCGCGGGTCGAAGGCTGTTCCGGTGGGAGTGATTGATACGGGACTCGATTACCTGCATCCTGACATGGAAGGTCAATACTGGATCAATGCGGCGGAGGATGCGAACGGTGACGGACGCTTTCAGCCGTGGCCGGTGGGGGAGACGCGCGCAGGGGTGAGCGGTGATTTTGATGGAATGGACAATGATGGAAACGGCTTCGTGGACGATGTGATCGGCTACGATTTCGTGGATCAGCCTGGCGAAGGGAATGCGGCCGGCGGGGATCACGACGTACCGGATCCCGATCCGTACGATGATATGGGACATGGCACCAGCGTGGCGAGTATTATCGCGGCGCGTGCGGACAACGGTATCGGCATCGCGGGCGTAGCGCCGGATTGTCCGGTGCTCATCCTCCGCGCTTTCGATGCGCGCGGCATCGGTGCGGAAAGCGACGTCGCCCGCGCCCTGGCATACGCTGTGCAAAACGGTGTGCGCGTCGTCAACATGAGCTTCGGCGACGTCATCTATTCCCGCGTCCTTCGCGACGTCATCCGCTGGGCATACGCGCGCAACACCGTACTCATCGGCTCGGCGGGGAATTCACAGTCCACCGCCCTGCACTACCCGAGCGCCTACGACGAAACCATTTCCGTCAGCGCCACGGCACAGAATGATATCCTCGCCGGATTTTCGAATTACGGACAGACCGTGGATATTGCCGCGCCGGGACTCGACATCGTCACCGCCGATCGTGAGGGACGCTATGGAAGCTTCAACGGCACCTCCGCATCCACGCCTTTCGTGAGTGCGGTTGCGGCACTGGTGCTTTCGGTGCATCCCGACTTCACTCCTGAGGAAGTCCGCGGCGTGCTCATCGCCTCTGCCGAGGATCTCGGTCAGCAGGGGTGGGACGAGCGTTACGGTGCGGGGCTCTTGCGGGCCGACCGCGCGGTGGCGCTGGAAAATCCTTCCTTCGTGCGGATTACCGCGCCGCGAACGGACTTCGCGACCAACGGTGAGGAAATCACTGTTGTCGGCACGGCGGCATCACCCGTGATGCGCGGTTACCGGCTGCAATACGGTGTGGGTGTCAATCCCACGCGATGGACGGACATCACCTCCACCGTGCAGCGCCAGGCCGTGGCCGAGACGCTCGCGGTGTGGAATGTGCGTACGCTGCCCGACAGCACATACACCCTGCGCCTGATGGCGGAAAGCGACCGCGGCGTTTCACTCGACGACCGCGTGGTTCTGCATATCGACCGCACAGCTCCGATCTTCCGCGGTGCCGGCATCGTGCCCGCCATCGAAGGCACGGCATACGGCGTGGGCGTGGGCTTTATCACTGACGATGTGACCATCGGAAAGGTGTGGTACCGCGAACTCAATTCCGGTCAGCAGTGGCAGTGGATCTCGGCGGAAGGGGAGACGGAAAACAATCTCTTCGCCGGCACCACGCATCGCGTGTATATGGGACCAAAGTATTTTCGTCCCGGCCGCCGCTACGAATTCTACATCAGCGCCGAGAATGCGGTGGGACTCGAATCCATCGCCCGCGCGGAAGGCGGGGGAAACTTCGAGCTGGAAATCCCCACTCCCGTGCGCACCTTCGGCTACAACCGGAAGCCGTATGGATTGCCGCTGCACCGGTTGTTCAGGAAGACGGCTGATCTCAATGGGAATGGACTGCCGGAGCTTTACGGCAACAACCTCGAAGACGATAATGCGTTTTCTGCCTGGGAGTTCAACGGACTGAATTTTACACGGGTCGATGGCGGCGCGCAGGGACAGGAGTTTCCGCGCGGCTGGGGTGATCTCGACGGCGACGGCAATGCGGAACTGCTGACCAGTTTCGTGCGCAACGGTTTTCTCTATCGCGGCGAGGCGAACGCATTTCCTTCGCAGCGCATCTGGGCGGATACGACCGACGGCGATTTCTGGTCCGTCGACATCGCCGACCCGGACGGTGACGGCGTGCAGGAAGCCATGGCCGTGATCGATGACAGCACCTTCGGATTTTTCCACTGGAACGGCACGCAGCTGGTCGAAGAAGCGCGCATCGTGAACAAGACCGGGGTTGATAGGGGTCCACGCAACAGTTACTCCGCTCCCCGCGCGGCCTACGGCGATTTCAACGCAAACGGAAAACCCGAGATTCTCGTCGGCGATGCGGATGGCGATTTCTTTATTGCCGAGTACAACGGTTCTTCCTGGGAGACCATCTGGTATTCGGAAAACGATTATACGCTGGGCAGTGAATTCGTGGAGGCGGGGGATTTCAACAATGACGGACGCGACGAGATCGCGGTAGGTTTCCGCACCGGCGGCGACGACGTCATTCCCTTCTGGTATTTCGCGATACTGCGGACGGGACCCGACAATGCGACGGATGTGCTGTGGAGCATGCAGTTTCACGGCGTGACCGAGAGCGCGGCGTACGGATCCTTCACCCGCATTCAGAACAGCCTGACCGCGGGCAATCTCGATGACGATCCCGAACCCGAACTGGTCATCACCACTTTCCCGGAACTATATGTGATCGACCATCGTCCGGGTGGCGGTTTCGAAGTCGCCTGGCAGTATCCGCTCGTGAACACCGATGCCGTAAGCATTGCGGATTTCGACCGTAACGGCATCCCCGAACTTGCCGTGGCCACGCCCGACAGCGTCATCTTCTTCGAGCGCAATCTTCCGTATGGCGGACCCCAGCCGCCGCGTGAAGTCACCGCGGTATACGAATCCGCCACCAGCGTGCGTGTCACCTGGGTGGCCGACGCCGGGGAAGCCCCGCAGTACCGTCTCTACCGCGGTTCCACTCCCGCCGCAATGGAACTCATGGGAAGCTTCAGCGGAGCAGTATCCGTCGCCGATCCCACCCTGACCGCAGGCGATACATTTATCTATGCTGTGACGGCAGTCGACAGCACGAAGGAGCCCGCGGAGAGTCCGAGAGTGTATTCCCGCATGCTGCATCCCCACGCCACACCTGTCATTTCCGAACTCACGTATTCGGGTGAAGGACAGTTGACGGCGGTGGTATCGCAGGACATGGGCAGCGTGCTGCCTTCGGTGCAGCGCTTTCTGCTCAACGGACAGCGTGAGCCGGAGAGCGTTGCGCTGATCGATCCGCGCACGCTGCTGCTTTCCTTCGGTGCGCTTGAGGACGGACAGTACGGTCTGACGCTGCGTGGACTACGCGACGAGGAAGGCATTCCATTCGAGGACCGCAGCTATGGTCCCATCGACGTGCAGAACGCCGTCCTCAGCGAATGCTTCATCGAACGCGTGGAATATCATCCTCCACGCAGTTTCGTTGTTGTGTTCAATCAGCCCGTGCAGCTGCCCGGAGCTGAAGTCGCCGCCAACTACGAACTGCAGCCCGCGGGATTTGCACAGTCCGCCGTGCTGGACAGCCAGGATCCCACCCGCGTGCGTATCGAAATGCCGGAAGGAACGCCCATCGGCGCCCTCGGCAAGGAATACGTGCTGAAAGTGCGTAATGTGCTCTGCGCCTCCGGTGCAGCATTTGGTGATGGTCCGGGAAGCACGGCCGG